In Helicobacter bilis, a genomic segment contains:
- the eno gene encoding phosphopyruvate hydratase, translated as MAIIKELDAFEVLDSRGNPTICVKAVLSDGSVGSAIVPSGASTGKKEALELRDKDNMRFLGKGVLQACANVTEKIARDIVGMEAYRQTSIDYMLKNIDNTQNYSKLGANATLGVSMAIARASANSQKIPLFRYLGGINATTLPAPMLNIINGGSHADNNVDFQEYMIMPLGFDCFKRALRASVEVYHTLKQILNDKGLSTGVGDEGGFAPNLKNNEEPINYIIQAIEKAGYKAGEDISIALDIASSEFYENGIYNLKGENKKLDSKGLVAYYEELVKKYPIVSIEDGLSEDDWNGWEYLTERLGKKIQLVGDDLFVTNTAILQDGINKNIANAILIKPNQIGTITQTMEAIRLAQKSGYKTIISHRSGESEDSFIADLSIAVNAGEIKTGAPARGERNAKYNRLLELRHGHKFLSYDAKSLFAK; from the coding sequence ATGGCAATTATTAAAGAACTTGATGCGTTTGAAGTGCTAGATAGTCGTGGTAATCCCACAATTTGCGTTAAGGCGGTTTTGAGTGATGGCAGTGTAGGTAGTGCGATTGTCCCAAGTGGAGCTAGCACAGGAAAAAAGGAAGCATTAGAACTTAGAGATAAGGATAATATGCGTTTCTTAGGCAAAGGCGTGCTACAAGCATGTGCGAATGTAACAGAAAAGATAGCACGAGATATTGTAGGCATGGAAGCATATAGGCAAACAAGCATTGATTATATGCTAAAAAATATCGATAATACACAAAACTACTCAAAGCTTGGGGCAAATGCTACACTTGGCGTTTCTATGGCGATAGCAAGGGCTAGTGCAAATTCACAAAAGATTCCGCTTTTTAGATACCTTGGCGGTATTAATGCGACTACACTGCCCGCCCCTATGTTAAACATTATTAATGGTGGAAGTCATGCTGATAACAATGTGGATTTTCAAGAATATATGATTATGCCGCTTGGATTTGATTGCTTTAAACGGGCGCTGCGTGCAAGTGTGGAAGTGTATCATACGCTAAAACAGATTCTAAACGATAAGGGTTTAAGCACGGGTGTGGGTGATGAGGGCGGCTTTGCACCGAATCTAAAAAATAATGAAGAGCCTATTAACTATATCATTCAAGCTATTGAAAAGGCTGGATATAAAGCAGGGGAAGATATAAGCATAGCCCTTGATATTGCAAGCAGTGAGTTTTATGAGAATGGAATCTATAATTTAAAAGGTGAGAATAAAAAGCTAGATTCTAAAGGCTTGGTTGCTTACTATGAAGAGCTAGTAAAAAAATATCCCATTGTATCCATAGAAGATGGATTAAGTGAAGATGACTGGAATGGTTGGGAGTATTTGACAGAGCGACTTGGTAAAAAAATCCAGCTTGTAGGCGATGATTTATTTGTAACAAACACGGCGATATTACAAGATGGTATTAATAAAAACATTGCAAATGCAATCCTTATAAAACCAAATCAAATCGGCACAATCACACAAACAATGGAAGCCATAAGACTAGCTCAAAAAAGTGGATACAAAACCATTATCAGCCATAGAAGTGGCGAGAGTGAAGACTCTTTTATAGCGGATTTAAGCATTGCCGTTAATGCGGGAGAAATAAAGACAGGTGCTCCTGCAAGAGGTGAGAGAAATGCGAAATACAATCGCCTTTTAGAATTACGACATGGACATAAATTTTTAAGTTATGATGCAAAAAGTTTGTTTGCAAAGTGA
- a CDS encoding metal ABC transporter ATP-binding protein: MKQTYMQKDENDSHTIDKPPIIIGKNVSFSYNGEKIFESVNFEILHKEFLGIIGPNGGGKTTFIKILLGLLPDFTGEIHYPNRDLFANKKDIGYVPQNTQININFPIMVIEIVEMGILETRIFGYRVNKKQRMRTFEILSKLGIENLAYKKVSDLSGGQRQRVFIARALIGNPKLLILDEPTSNIDTQTQLEIYKILKTINEFHTIITISHDIPITLEYATRILHINRAIHSHETPHITLNKDGHICEIDIFQDFAKNCSEGR, encoded by the coding sequence ATGAAACAAACATATATGCAAAAAGATGAGAACGATTCGCATACAATAGATAAACCACCTATTATTATAGGTAAAAATGTTTCTTTTAGTTACAATGGGGAAAAAATTTTTGAATCTGTAAATTTCGAGATTTTACACAAAGAATTTCTAGGAATCATAGGTCCAAATGGTGGCGGAAAAACAACTTTTATAAAAATTTTACTTGGACTTTTACCAGATTTTACAGGCGAGATTCACTATCCAAATAGAGATCTTTTTGCAAATAAAAAAGATATAGGTTATGTGCCACAAAACACACAAATCAATATAAATTTTCCCATAATGGTAATAGAAATAGTAGAAATGGGTATATTAGAAACAAGAATATTTGGATATAGAGTAAATAAGAAACAAAGAATGCGGACTTTTGAGATTCTAAGCAAACTAGGTATTGAGAATCTTGCATATAAAAAAGTCAGTGATCTAAGCGGCGGACAAAGACAAAGAGTGTTTATAGCCCGTGCATTAATCGGCAATCCAAAGCTGTTAATTTTAGATGAACCAACATCAAATATAGACACACAAACGCAACTTGAGATATATAAAATATTAAAAACAATTAACGAATTTCATACTATAATTACGATCAGTCACGATATACCCATAACTTTAGAGTATGCGACAAGAATTTTGCATATTAATAGGGCAATTCATAGCCATGAAACACCACACATTACGCTGAATAAAGATGGTCATATTTGTGAAATAGATATTTTTCAAGATTTTGCAAAGAATTGTAGCGAAGGGAGATAG